The candidate division WOR-3 bacterium genomic interval AATTTTTTTATCGAATCCATCAATAGAGGAAAGTGGGTGCAACCGAGAAGCAGGGTGTCGATGTCATCATCTTTTAAAGGTTGAAGATAAGAACCGATGATCAGCTCAGTCGCCGGATGGTCGAGCCAGCCTTCTTCAACCAGAGGAACCAATAAAGGACAGGCGCGGCCGAGAATCTCGCATTGTGCGTCCAATTCACGGAACGCCTTCTCGTATGCCCCGCTGTAAATGGTGAGTGTTGTTCCGATAACACCAATGCGGCCGGTCGTACTCAATTCAAGGACCTTCTTCACACCGGGTTTTATCACTCCCATCACAGGAATGTGACAGCTTTTCTGGATGATATCCAGGGCGACCGAGGTTGAGGAATAACAGGCAATGACGATGAACTTCGCTCCTCTTGAAATGAGAAAACGGGTGTTTTCCAGAGAAAACTGGATTATCGCTTCGGTCGACTTCGTACCATAGGGCAGTCGCGCCGTGTCCCCAAGATAGATGATATTTTCACCGGGCAGTATCTTTCTGATTTCTTTGACAACCGTTAAGCCGCCTATTCCTGAATCAAAAACACCGATCGGTGCATCACTCAATTGTTCAATCTCCTTTCATAATCAATAATATAATTTTTTATTCCCTGGAATATGCACTGGGCGAGTTTCTTTCTGAACGATTTCTGTTTTAAAAGTTTTTCCTCTTCTGGATGGGATATGAAAGCGCATTCAACGAGAACCGCCGGCATAAATGCACCACGCAATACATAAAACCCCGCCTGTTTCACACCCCGCGAAGGAATCGATAAATGTTTTTCTGCGCTCTCCTGGATGTACTCGGCGAACCGATTTGATTCCTCTAAATACGCGGTCTGTGCGAGATCGATAAGGATATTGCTGACCACATCTGTCGGTTCAATACCGTCGAATTTCAGTGATGCATTTTCCCTCATTGCGACCGCCCGTGCTTCATTTGTACGTGCCTCGGAAAGAAAGTATGTCTCAAATCCCCTCATCTTTGATTTCTTGGATGAGGCATTGCAATGGATACTTATGAAGAGATCGGCGCTGTTCCGATTCGCGATATTGGTGCGCGTTTTTAGAGAGATATATTTATCCTTGTCTCTGGTCATAATCACCTTTATATCAAGGGAATCCAGAATCAATTTCCGCAGATATTTTGCGATCGATAGATTCGCATCCTTCTCATAAAGCCCTCGCCTGCCGACCGCTCCCGGATCAACTCCGCCGTGTCCCGGGTCAATTACAATCACATTCACCTTATGGCTTATCTTATGGTAGAAAACCACCTCATTGTTCCGTTCCAGATATGCATTAACATCTTTGACGTCGAATTCCAGCCGGGTGTAGGTGTTATAGGGAATAACCTTTGCAGCGCTTATTGCACCGACCGGCTTCAGTCTTTCCTTTTTATATCGGCCATCAAGTTCAATCACCGCGCTCTTCATGAAGAATTGAACGTCAAAATCCACCGGTGTTTTCCAGGAGAACTTCACGATCGTGGAATCCCCTCTCGTCAAAAGGGATATCTTATCGATCGGCGGTGCTTCTTTTATCTCTTTAATAAAGATCAATTTTTCAAAAACCCCGCCGATTATCGGTATTATTTCATCGGCGGGAAAATATACCTCGCCTTTCATGAAAATCGGCGGAAACGGCATATTTTTGAAGAGACCGTCATAAAAGATCGTATTTATACCGCCGATGAGTTCAAGACGGTCTTCTCCTGACGTCAGATAGAGTCGCTGGGTTCTGTTGTCCAGCACATAATTCAAATTCAAAAAATCGGCTACCGGTTTCAACGGCACATAATTCTGAAAGTCGACCTTTTCCGCCTCGACAAGTATACTGTTGTCATTATATGTTATCTCATACTTATGGGGAAGAAGACAAAAGAGGGAAAAGAGAAACGGTATCATCGAACCGCCTTTTTGATCTTATCCACCTTACGCTCCATCTCCTGCTTCAACAGCTTCTCTTTCTTGTCGTACAACTTCTTTCTGCGGCAGACACCGAGCGAAACCTTGGCGAATCCCCGGTCATTAAAATAGATCTTCAAAGGTATCAATGTATTACCCTTTTGCTGGGTTAAACCGTAAAGCCTTTTGATTTCGTTTTTATGGAGAAGAAGCTTCCGTTTTCGTTTGGGATTAAGGCGGGCGACGGTACTGAATTTATAGGGTGAGATGTGGAGGTTGATGAGATAGACTTCTCCGTTATAGCACTCGCCGTAGGCGTCACTTAACGAAACAGCACCCTGTCGTAATGACTTCGCCTCACTGCCTTTCAACACAATACCCGCTTCATAGGTGTCGAGTACGTTATAGTCGTGGAAAGCCCTGCGGTTAGTAGCAACCACCTTCATTGCGTATTATAACTACAATTCACGAAAAAGTCAATGCTCACCTGAAATCAATTTCATTCCATCATTGACAGAATAAGAAATCTGGTTATATTTACATTAAATGATTTCATTCGAGAACGTTACAAAAGTCTATCAAAAGGACTGGGTGGCGCTCCAGGATATCTCTTTCTTCATAGAAAAAGGAGAATTTGTCTTTATCAACGGACCGACCGGCGCCGGTAAGAGCACCCTTTTGAAATTAATCTACAAAGAGGAAGAACCCACAAAAGGAACGATCAAAGTGATGGATCAAAATCTCCGATTCGTGAAGAAAAAACATATACCGAAGTTACGGAGAAAGATCGGGGTGATATTCCAGGATTTCAAATTACTCCAGGACCGCACCCTTGAAGAAAATGTGGCTTTCGCCCTCGAAGTCACCGATACCCCACCCAGGGATTTACGAAAAAAAATGATGGAGATTTTAACGTATCTCAGATTGAGTCATAAAAAATTCTCTTTCCCTTACCAGCTCTCCGGTGGAGAACAACAAAAAGTCGCGATCGCCCGGGCTCTGGTCAGGGATCCCTATATTCTGCTGGCTGATGAGCCGACCGGAAATCTCGATGCCAAAAGTTCGCAGGAAATCGTAGAGGTGCTGCTCGACATCAACTACAAAGGCACCACCGTACTGATGGCGACCCACGACTTGAAACTGGTGAAGAAAGTGAAGAAAAGAATGCTGCGTATCGAGAACGCCCGCCTCGTCACCGGGAATTAACCAATGAGTTTACGTATCGGCATAAGAGAAGGTTTCCGCACGATAACGAGAAACAGTTCCCTGTTCCTTCTCTCTTTACTTCTGACGTCGATTTCACTCTTTTTATTATCGCTGTTCGCCCTCGTCACCGTAAATCTCTATTATTTTTTGAACATTCTGGATCAGAAGATAGAAATCATCGCTTTCCTCGACACCAATGCCGATGTCGACGCCCTGAAATCGAATATCCTCAAGATAAACGGCGTGAAGGAAGTAATTTACATCTCTTCGGATGAAGCATTGAAAAACCTCCAGAATGAACTGAAGGAAACCGAAGAGGTATTGAATGTATTTGAAAGAAATCCTCTGCCCGCTTCTTTGCGGATAAAATTGGGGAAAAAATTCCGAAATGCCCGGGGGCTTGAAGAAATAAGCGACAAGGTCATGCTTCTGCGGGGAATTAAAGAAACGATCTACGGCGGCGAACTTGTCGAACAGCTCAAAAAGATCACCAACATCGTAACCGTATTTGATTTCGGCCTGCTTCTGATAATCATATTTTCAGTAATATTCGTCATTTTTCAAACAATAAAATTAACGATATTCGCCCGCTCCACTGAGATCGAAATAATGAAGCTGGTGGGTGCTTCGAACTCCTTCATCGCAATCCCCTTCACGTTTGAAGGAATTGTCCAGGGGATTATCGGTGGAGTGATTGCATTCGTATTGACCGTCATAACGAATAAAGCCGCGGTCTCTTTCTTCAGTGAAATCTATTTCCCGCAGTGGTGGTTTCTATTGGGTAATGTCGCTTCCGGTATGATTTTCGGTGTTATAGGCTCTGCCTTGGCTCTGCGAAGATTCCTGCAATGACCTTCCTATTCATCATCCTTTGTCTCTTTTCCCAGATAACCGAAAAACAGAAAGAACTGGATGCATTAAAGACAAAACTCAACACCGTAAGAAATGAAATCAAACAACTGGAAAAGCAGAAAGTGGGGACACTGGCGCGCATCGAAAAGATCGATGAGGTCATTTCTTTGACCACAAAATACATCGATGAACTCACCTCTCAGGAGAGCAAAGAAAAAACCAGGGTCCGTGAATTGAGCCAGGAGATCGCCAAATTGGAAAAAAAGATGACATACAGAAAAGAGGACCTGCGTGACCGCCTTGTTCGGCTCTATAAATGGACGCCCTTTTACAAACTCGAAATTCTCTTCTCTTCAAAATCACTGCCTGAAATCCTGTCGTCTTCGTATTATCTACAAATTCTGGCGAAAGACGATCAGAAGGCGTTCTTCGAGTTCAAGTCTGATTGGGAACGGTATCTCGTTGATAAAAAAATGCGGCAGGAGTTGATCACCACACTGGAACAGAGAAGGCAGGAGAAAGAGAAGGAATTGGCCCGTCTCAGTGAAGAAAGAAAAAAGAAGAAAGACATCCTTGATAATGTCGCCAAGCAGGAAAAAGAGAAGAAAAAACTGGAAAAAGAACTGAAGAGCGCCCAGCGTAAGCTTGAAGAACTTATCGTGGAGCTTGAAAAGAAACGCGCCAAGGCAAAAAAGGGTACAAATTATCTGGAAAAACACCGGGGTACGCTTCCCTGGCCGTGTCGTGGAACAGTGGAGACGAAATTCGGAAAGATCATCCATCCGAAATATAATACCAAGACCAAAAACAACGGCATTGATATCCGTGCCGCATACGGAGATAATGTCCATGCCGTGGCGCCGGGTAAAGTGGTATATGCAGACCGCTTTATGGGATACGGCAATATGGTGTTGATCGACCATCTCGACGGTTTTTACTCGTTGTACGGTCATCTCGCGGAGATCCTCGTCGAAACCGGAAGCGAAATAAGTGCAGGAAGAATCATAGGCAGGATCGGAGAAAGCGGCTCTCTGTCCGGGCCGATGTTACATTTTGAATTGCGTAAAGACGGAAAACCCGTCGACCCCCTCGCTTATTTGAAGTAAAGACCTTAAAAATCCGACTGAGAGGTTTTTACCCTATACAAAAGTTGACCCCGCACAAGATACGCGGTGTGGGTTATGCCGCGCTCCCGTGGTCTCACACCCCGTTCACGCACCAGTATTTCCCGTTCGATTATCTCTTTGACCGTGATGCGGATAAAATCATTCTCTTTCAATGTCTCGACCGTTCTCTTCACCTGTTCCATGCTCGGGCTCCAGCTCACCAGATGGTGACCGCTCTTAAGGACGCTGATCGCTTTCGGGATGACAAACCAGGGCTCGGGTACATCGATGAAGATTGCATCGACATCCTTATCCTGGAAACCGGTCTCTCCTATATCATAATGTCGGAATGTCACATTCTTCAGATAACCTGCACGTTCGATATTCTTCCGTGCGTTATCAATGAATTCCTCCCGCCGTTCATATGAGTAAACCATTCCATCCGGTGCCACGAACTTCGCCAGGGTGAGAGCCATTGCACCGCTGCCGGTTCCGATGTCGATCACCCTTGACCCCGGACCGACTGTGGTCTCAAGGAGTAAAGGACCCAGATCCTTGGGGTATACAATGGTCGTGGTCCTTTTAAGTTTAAAGAGCAGGTCTGCGGTGCAGGGTTTTAAACAGTAAAATTCTTTTCCCAGATGCGTTCGTCCGATGTAACCGAACGGCTTGCCGATGACTTCATCCAGCTCCATATTTCCATGGTCTGTGGAGAGTTTCAAGCCGCGTTCGACCGTGACGAGAAATTCCCGTTTTGCATCAAGGTGGATAAGAACGAGGGCGCCTGGATTGATTACATTCTTCTTCTCTTCTGTCCTTGACATGATGCTGTAATGATGGTATCAATCGGAGCTCAGAATGCCCAGCTCCTTACCCACTGATTCAAATTTTTCCAGACAGTAATCAATATCATCCTTGCTGTGCTCTACAGAGAGGCATAGTCTGATACGCTCTTTATTCTGAGCCACGATGA includes:
- a CDS encoding glutamate racemase, whose protein sequence is MEQLSDAPIGVFDSGIGGLTVVKEIRKILPGENIIYLGDTARLPYGTKSTEAIIQFSLENTRFLISRGAKFIVIACYSSTSVALDIIQKSCHIPVMGVIKPGVKKVLELSTTGRIGVIGTTLTIYSGAYEKAFRELDAQCEILGRACPLLVPLVEEGWLDHPATELIIGSYLQPLKDDDIDTLLLGCTHFPLLMDSIKKFMGPINYVDASREVGVELAERLKELKMYNQAERGSLSIYLTDLSMNFKEIGERFLGEPMKDFSRISLKGG
- the smpB gene encoding SsrA-binding protein SmpB gives rise to the protein MKVVATNRRAFHDYNVLDTYEAGIVLKGSEAKSLRQGAVSLSDAYGECYNGEVYLINLHISPYKFSTVARLNPKRKRKLLLHKNEIKRLYGLTQQKGNTLIPLKIYFNDRGFAKVSLGVCRRKKLYDKKEKLLKQEMERKVDKIKKAVR
- the ftsE gene encoding cell division ATP-binding protein FtsE, with protein sequence MISFENVTKVYQKDWVALQDISFFIEKGEFVFINGPTGAGKSTLLKLIYKEEEPTKGTIKVMDQNLRFVKKKHIPKLRRKIGVIFQDFKLLQDRTLEENVAFALEVTDTPPRDLRKKMMEILTYLRLSHKKFSFPYQLSGGEQQKVAIARALVRDPYILLADEPTGNLDAKSSQEIVEVLLDINYKGTTVLMATHDLKLVKKVKKRMLRIENARLVTGN
- a CDS encoding FtsX-like permease family protein — encoded protein: MSLRIGIREGFRTITRNSSLFLLSLLLTSISLFLLSLFALVTVNLYYFLNILDQKIEIIAFLDTNADVDALKSNILKINGVKEVIYISSDEALKNLQNELKETEEVLNVFERNPLPASLRIKLGKKFRNARGLEEISDKVMLLRGIKETIYGGELVEQLKKITNIVTVFDFGLLLIIIFSVIFVIFQTIKLTIFARSTEIEIMKLVGASNSFIAIPFTFEGIVQGIIGGVIAFVLTVITNKAAVSFFSEIYFPQWWFLLGNVASGMIFGVIGSALALRRFLQ
- a CDS encoding tRNA (adenine-N1)-methyltransferase, whose protein sequence is MSRTEEKKNVINPGALVLIHLDAKREFLVTVERGLKLSTDHGNMELDEVIGKPFGYIGRTHLGKEFYCLKPCTADLLFKLKRTTTIVYPKDLGPLLLETTVGPGSRVIDIGTGSGAMALTLAKFVAPDGMVYSYERREEFIDNARKNIERAGYLKNVTFRHYDIGETGFQDKDVDAIFIDVPEPWFVIPKAISVLKSGHHLVSWSPSMEQVKRTVETLKENDFIRITVKEIIEREILVRERGVRPRERGITHTAYLVRGQLLYRVKTSQSDF